The Microbacterium sp. LWO12-1.2 genome includes a window with the following:
- a CDS encoding NAD(P)/FAD-dependent oxidoreductase translates to MSTYPVIVIGAGIVGASVAYHLAVRGADVTLVDAGLPGSGATRHSFGWIGRSPGDSSPAGELRALGLRHWERLAREVPGLEVHWSGALVWGDEFGSLAPRDADAATLEPRLVEPPTAAEFRPDDGWVDPVRATESLIGAARAHGASVRFGTPVTRLVTSRDGVVEGVQLGGEDLAASTVVVAAGVGSTALCATAGVDLSMLSSPAIMVRLRTSSGLVRGIVANDLFEARQDVDGTVLMPLDYDQQISSEDLWEVGEEALRVFTESFTGADDATLVSAEIGWRPMMADGKPGVGSAGVPGLYVAVAHPGITLAGVIGHAAAEEILTQTERTELAAHRPPSGRRNRTLRPT, encoded by the coding sequence ATGTCGACGTACCCGGTGATCGTGATCGGCGCCGGAATCGTCGGCGCATCCGTCGCCTATCATCTTGCCGTTCGCGGCGCGGATGTCACCCTGGTCGATGCTGGTCTGCCTGGCTCCGGTGCGACGAGGCACTCTTTCGGCTGGATCGGGCGTTCGCCGGGTGATTCCAGCCCCGCAGGCGAGTTGCGAGCACTCGGGCTCCGTCATTGGGAGCGGCTCGCGCGCGAGGTTCCAGGGCTCGAGGTGCACTGGTCAGGCGCACTTGTCTGGGGTGACGAATTCGGCAGTCTCGCGCCCCGAGACGCTGACGCGGCCACGCTCGAACCGCGCCTGGTCGAGCCGCCGACCGCCGCAGAGTTCCGCCCAGATGATGGATGGGTCGATCCCGTTCGCGCGACCGAGAGTCTGATCGGTGCCGCACGCGCACACGGGGCGTCGGTGCGGTTCGGCACTCCCGTGACGCGACTGGTGACCTCCCGTGACGGTGTGGTCGAGGGGGTCCAGCTCGGCGGGGAGGATCTGGCGGCCTCCACCGTGGTCGTCGCAGCCGGCGTCGGTTCGACGGCCCTCTGCGCGACCGCCGGAGTCGACCTGTCGATGCTCTCGAGCCCCGCCATCATGGTGCGCCTCCGCACGTCTTCCGGTCTCGTCCGCGGCATCGTGGCCAACGATCTGTTCGAAGCCCGCCAGGATGTCGACGGCACGGTCCTCATGCCTCTCGACTACGACCAGCAGATCTCGAGTGAAGATCTGTGGGAGGTCGGCGAGGAGGCGCTCCGCGTGTTCACCGAGTCGTTCACGGGCGCCGATGACGCGACCTTGGTGAGTGCGGAGATCGGATGGCGACCGATGATGGCGGATGGAAAGCCCGGAGTCGGCTCTGCCGGGGTGCCCGGCCTGTACGTGGCAGTGGCCCATCCCGGCATCACCCTCGCCGGCGTCATCGGGCACGCGGCGGCCGAGGAGATTCTGACGCAGACCGAGCGAACTGAGCTGGCGGCCCACCGACCCCCGTCCGGGCGGCGTAACCGGACTCTCCGTCCCACCTAG
- a CDS encoding molybdopterin-dependent oxidoreductase, which yields MMTHAIRTTRGDRLRSAAAGLSAAAVAVGLAELVAAVVEPSASPFAVIGSGLIDLAPSWAKDTAIALFGTGDKAALLTGIAVVLVAVAATAGILESWRSGVGSVILGGLGVLALVTAMLRPGAGPFAWLPGLVAAVVAVVALRLLMRRLHPVPGLRLDGEERRRFLLWSVGVAATGVAALIIGNAARGATRSIESVRTLLRLPAPASPAPAVAAGADLGVPGLAPVVTPNAEFYRIDTALIVPRIDPADWSLRIHGMVEREIEISWDELVALPMQESYVTLACVSNEVGGSLIGNARWLGYPVRELLARAGVDPDADMVLSTSSDGFTASTPLEALTDARDALLAIGMNGDPLPIEHGFPVRMVVPGLYGYVSATKWVTQLEVTRFDRASAYWTDRGWSERGPVKLQSRIDVPRRGQRIDAGAAVIAGMAWQQHVGVDGVEVRIDEGPWRRAELATAISDDTWVQWRLDWVAESGAHTIECRALSSDGETQTSEPADVVPDGAQGWHRVDVTVA from the coding sequence ATGATGACGCATGCGATCCGCACGACGCGCGGTGACCGGCTCCGGTCGGCGGCCGCCGGGTTGAGCGCGGCCGCCGTCGCGGTCGGACTGGCAGAACTCGTCGCCGCCGTGGTCGAACCGAGCGCCAGCCCGTTCGCCGTGATCGGGAGCGGGCTGATCGACCTCGCACCGAGCTGGGCCAAGGACACGGCTATCGCGTTGTTCGGCACGGGCGACAAGGCGGCCCTCCTCACGGGGATCGCGGTGGTGCTGGTCGCCGTCGCGGCGACCGCCGGCATCCTCGAGTCCTGGCGATCCGGCGTCGGCTCGGTGATCCTCGGCGGCCTCGGCGTGCTGGCGCTGGTGACCGCGATGCTCCGGCCGGGGGCGGGACCGTTCGCCTGGCTACCGGGCCTCGTCGCGGCGGTCGTCGCGGTCGTCGCACTGCGACTGCTCATGCGCAGGCTGCATCCGGTACCGGGGCTCCGCCTCGACGGCGAGGAGCGGCGCAGGTTCCTGCTCTGGAGCGTCGGCGTCGCTGCCACCGGCGTCGCGGCGCTCATCATCGGCAATGCCGCACGCGGTGCGACCCGCTCGATCGAGTCTGTTCGCACGCTGCTGCGGCTTCCGGCGCCTGCCAGTCCCGCACCGGCGGTGGCGGCAGGAGCCGACCTCGGCGTGCCGGGGCTCGCCCCCGTCGTCACTCCCAACGCGGAGTTCTACCGCATCGACACCGCGCTGATCGTGCCGCGGATCGACCCGGCCGACTGGTCGCTGCGCATCCACGGGATGGTCGAGCGCGAGATCGAGATCTCGTGGGACGAGCTGGTGGCGCTGCCGATGCAGGAGTCCTACGTCACGCTCGCCTGCGTGTCGAACGAGGTGGGCGGGTCGCTGATCGGCAACGCCCGATGGCTGGGGTACCCGGTGCGCGAGCTGCTGGCCCGGGCGGGCGTCGACCCGGACGCCGACATGGTGCTGTCGACCTCCTCGGACGGTTTCACGGCATCCACCCCGCTCGAAGCGCTGACCGACGCCCGCGACGCCCTGCTCGCGATCGGCATGAACGGCGATCCGCTGCCGATCGAGCACGGGTTCCCGGTGCGCATGGTGGTGCCCGGTCTCTACGGCTACGTGTCGGCGACGAAGTGGGTGACACAGCTGGAGGTCACACGCTTCGACCGCGCTTCGGCGTACTGGACGGACCGTGGATGGTCGGAGCGCGGCCCGGTCAAGCTGCAGTCGCGCATCGACGTGCCGCGCCGGGGGCAGCGGATCGACGCCGGCGCCGCGGTGATCGCCGGCATGGCGTGGCAGCAGCACGTGGGTGTCGACGGCGTCGAGGTGCGGATCGACGAGGGCCCCTGGCGCCGCGCGGAGCTGGCCACCGCCATCTCGGACGACACCTGGGTGCAGTGGCGACTGGACTGGGTGGCCGAGAGCGGCGCGCACACCATCGAGTGCCGTGCGCTCAGCTCGGACGGTGAGACGCAGACGTCGGAGCCGGCGGATGTCGTGCCAGACGGCGCACAGGGGTGGCACCGCGTCGACGTCACCGTGGCCTGA
- a CDS encoding MFS transporter yields MPSIGELLAPRRMGRDFRWLLASSWTSNVGDGVALAAAPLLIASMTSSPLLVASGAILQFLPWLVFGLHAGAIADRFDRRRLVMLANAARAVVLLALCVFLVTGTANIGIVLAVAFLYGTAEVFVDTAGSTLLPMLVEPADLGIGNARLQAGYLVANQFAGPPLGAFLFAAGTAWPFLLEVVCVSLAVLLISRMARTPVPERPSPGTETQAVTHPKVHTDIAEGLRWLWRNPPVRMLVLIILLFNVTWAAPWGVLVLYATEHLHTGAVGYGALTTASAVGGLLATLSFGWLERHVSFATLMRVVLSLEVLMHLAFALTTVGWVALVIMFAFGAYAFVWGTISTTVRQRLVPPALQGRVASVNMVGVFAGMVIGQALGGVIAEVWGLTGPWWFAFVGAALTLLFVWKPISQIVSAAPVSEPMRVDTMPDETRPAEDQSSKEP; encoded by the coding sequence ATGCCTTCCATCGGAGAACTCCTCGCGCCTCGCCGCATGGGGAGGGACTTCCGCTGGCTGCTGGCCTCGTCATGGACGAGCAACGTCGGCGACGGCGTCGCGCTGGCCGCCGCCCCGCTGCTGATCGCATCGATGACCTCTTCTCCGCTGCTGGTGGCCTCCGGAGCGATCCTGCAGTTCCTGCCGTGGCTCGTGTTCGGTCTGCACGCCGGCGCCATCGCCGACCGGTTCGACCGGCGGCGTCTGGTGATGCTCGCGAATGCGGCGCGCGCGGTGGTGCTGCTCGCGCTGTGCGTGTTCCTCGTCACCGGCACGGCGAACATCGGGATCGTGCTCGCCGTGGCGTTCCTGTACGGCACCGCCGAGGTGTTCGTCGACACAGCGGGGAGCACGCTGCTGCCGATGCTCGTGGAACCCGCCGACCTCGGCATCGGCAATGCCCGCCTGCAGGCCGGGTACCTCGTCGCGAACCAATTCGCCGGCCCTCCGCTGGGCGCATTCCTGTTCGCCGCCGGCACCGCCTGGCCCTTCCTGCTCGAGGTCGTGTGCGTGAGCCTGGCCGTGTTGCTGATCTCCCGCATGGCGAGAACGCCGGTGCCGGAGCGGCCTTCGCCCGGCACGGAGACCCAGGCGGTCACGCACCCGAAGGTGCATACCGACATCGCCGAGGGGCTGCGCTGGCTGTGGCGCAACCCGCCGGTGCGCATGCTGGTGCTCATCATCCTGCTCTTCAACGTGACGTGGGCAGCCCCCTGGGGCGTGCTCGTGCTGTATGCGACCGAGCATCTGCACACGGGCGCGGTCGGCTACGGCGCGCTCACCACTGCCTCCGCCGTGGGCGGACTGCTGGCCACGCTGAGCTTCGGCTGGTTGGAGAGACACGTCTCCTTCGCGACCCTCATGCGGGTGGTGCTGTCGCTGGAGGTGCTGATGCACCTGGCCTTCGCTCTCACGACCGTGGGGTGGGTGGCGCTCGTGATCATGTTCGCCTTCGGCGCCTATGCCTTCGTCTGGGGCACGATCTCGACCACGGTCCGCCAGCGACTGGTACCGCCGGCGCTGCAGGGGCGCGTCGCATCGGTGAACATGGTCGGGGTGTTCGCCGGCATGGTGATCGGTCAGGCTCTGGGCGGCGTGATCGCCGAGGTATGGGGTCTCACCGGTCCGTGGTGGTTCGCCTTCGTCGGCGCGGCGCTCACACTGCTGTTCGTCTGGAAGCCGATCTCGCAGATCGTCAGCGCGGCACCGGTCAGCGAACCGATGCGAGTCGACACGATGCCAGACGAGACGAGGCCCGCTGAAGATCAGTCGTCGAAGGAGCCGTAG
- the metG gene encoding methionine--tRNA ligase yields the protein MPAGESFYITTPIYYPSDVPHIGHGYTTVAVDTLARWHRQAGDDTWMLTGTDEHGQKMLRAAAANGVTPQEWVDKLVTESWFPQLETLDVANDDFIRTTQERHETNVQTFFQRLYDRGYIYAGEYEALYCVGCEEFKPESEIVDGTGPFEGLKVCAIHSKPLELLQEKNYFFKLSEFQDRLLELYKTQPDFVRPDSARNEVVSFVSQGLKDLSISRSTFDWGIPLPWDESHVIYVWVDALLNYATAVGYGSDEETFARRWPAYHVVGKDILRFHAVIWPALLMAAGLDVPKGVFAHGWLLVGGEKMSKSKLTGIAPTEITDVFGSDAYRFYFLSAIAFGQDGSFSWEDLSARYQAELANGFGNLASRTTAMIEKYFEGIVPPASEYTEQDLAIQKIVADAAANADAAIEQFRIDEAIAAIWKIVDALNGYITENEPWALARDEDKRARLGTVLYTCAEGLRALAVLLSPVMPEATEKLWHALGAAASLGRLMDQPIREAGAWGGLRPGTSVNGIAPLFPRVESSS from the coding sequence ATGCCCGCAGGCGAATCGTTCTACATCACCACGCCCATCTACTACCCCTCCGATGTGCCGCACATCGGCCACGGGTACACGACCGTGGCGGTCGACACCCTCGCACGGTGGCACCGCCAGGCGGGCGATGACACCTGGATGCTCACGGGTACCGACGAGCATGGCCAGAAGATGCTGCGGGCCGCGGCGGCGAACGGCGTCACGCCTCAGGAATGGGTCGACAAGCTCGTCACCGAGAGCTGGTTCCCGCAGCTGGAGACGCTCGACGTCGCCAACGACGACTTCATCCGCACCACGCAGGAGCGCCACGAGACGAACGTGCAGACGTTCTTCCAGCGGCTCTACGACCGCGGCTACATCTACGCGGGCGAGTACGAGGCGCTCTATTGTGTGGGTTGCGAGGAGTTCAAGCCCGAGTCCGAGATCGTCGACGGCACGGGACCCTTCGAGGGACTCAAGGTGTGCGCGATCCACTCCAAGCCCCTCGAGCTGCTGCAGGAGAAGAACTACTTCTTCAAGCTCAGCGAGTTCCAGGACCGCCTGCTCGAGCTCTACAAGACCCAGCCGGACTTCGTGCGCCCCGATTCGGCGCGCAACGAGGTCGTCTCGTTCGTGAGCCAGGGGCTCAAGGATCTCTCCATCTCTCGCTCCACCTTCGACTGGGGCATCCCGCTGCCGTGGGACGAGTCGCACGTCATCTACGTGTGGGTCGACGCGCTCCTCAACTACGCCACGGCGGTCGGCTACGGCTCCGACGAAGAGACCTTCGCGCGCCGGTGGCCCGCCTACCACGTGGTGGGCAAGGACATCCTGCGCTTCCACGCCGTCATCTGGCCGGCACTGCTGATGGCCGCAGGCCTCGATGTGCCCAAGGGCGTCTTCGCGCACGGCTGGCTGCTGGTCGGTGGCGAGAAGATGTCGAAGTCCAAGCTCACCGGTATCGCGCCCACCGAGATCACCGACGTCTTCGGCTCCGACGCGTACCGCTTCTACTTCCTCTCCGCGATCGCCTTCGGGCAGGACGGTTCCTTCTCCTGGGAGGACCTGTCGGCGCGCTACCAGGCGGAGCTCGCCAACGGCTTCGGCAACCTCGCCTCCCGCACCACCGCGATGATCGAGAAGTACTTCGAGGGGATCGTGCCCCCGGCGTCCGAGTACACCGAGCAGGACCTCGCGATCCAGAAGATCGTCGCGGATGCGGCGGCGAACGCGGATGCCGCCATCGAGCAGTTCCGCATCGATGAGGCCATCGCCGCGATCTGGAAGATCGTCGACGCGCTCAACGGCTACATCACCGAGAACGAGCCGTGGGCTCTCGCCCGCGACGAGGACAAACGCGCGCGCCTCGGTACCGTGCTCTACACGTGCGCGGAGGGACTGCGCGCGCTCGCCGTACTGCTGTCGCCGGTGATGCCGGAGGCCACCGAGAAGCTGTGGCACGCCCTCGGCGCCGCCGCGAGCCTCGGACGCCTGATGGACCAGCCGATCCGCGAGGCCGGAGCCTGGGGCGGTCTGCGTCCTGGTACCAGCGTCAACGGGATCGCTCCGCTGTTCCCGCGGGTGGAGTCCTCCTCCTGA
- a CDS encoding TatD family hydrolase yields the protein MSDTYVRERSGDGRKDLRYPVAPEPLRVPVYDNHAHLEILDGDEPLSLTEQLDRAAAVGIAGVIQASGDIESSRWAVEAAASDSRVLAAVAIHPNDAPTYAEAGRLDEAIAVIDELAAHPRTRAIGETGLDFFRTEPDRRAPQFESFEAHIALAKKHGIAMQIHDRDAHEAVLETLTRVGAPERTVFHCFSGDDDMARVCAEAGYHLSFAGNVTFKNAQNLRDALQVTPLDRILVETDAPFLTPVPLRGRPNAPYLVPITVRFMAAELGIEVDELSAQLAANTLRVYGSFDD from the coding sequence ATGTCCGACACCTACGTGCGTGAGCGCTCTGGCGACGGGCGCAAGGATCTGCGCTACCCGGTGGCTCCTGAGCCGCTGCGCGTACCGGTCTACGACAACCATGCGCACCTGGAGATCCTCGACGGAGACGAGCCGCTGTCGCTGACCGAGCAGCTCGACCGTGCCGCCGCGGTGGGCATCGCGGGCGTCATCCAGGCGTCCGGAGACATCGAGTCGTCGCGGTGGGCAGTGGAGGCGGCAGCATCCGACTCCCGCGTGCTCGCCGCGGTGGCGATCCATCCGAACGACGCGCCGACGTATGCCGAGGCCGGGCGACTCGACGAGGCCATCGCCGTGATCGATGAGCTCGCCGCGCATCCGCGCACCAGGGCGATCGGCGAGACCGGGCTCGACTTCTTCCGCACGGAGCCGGACCGGCGTGCGCCGCAGTTCGAATCGTTCGAGGCGCACATCGCGTTGGCGAAGAAGCACGGCATCGCGATGCAGATCCACGACCGCGATGCGCACGAGGCGGTCTTGGAGACCCTGACGCGTGTCGGCGCGCCGGAGCGGACCGTGTTCCACTGCTTCTCCGGAGATGACGACATGGCGAGGGTCTGCGCGGAGGCCGGATACCACCTCTCGTTCGCGGGCAACGTGACCTTCAAGAACGCGCAGAACCTGCGCGATGCCCTGCAGGTCACGCCGCTCGATCGCATCCTGGTCGAGACCGACGCGCCGTTCCTCACCCCTGTTCCGCTGCGGGGGCGGCCGAACGCGCCCTATCTCGTGCCGATCACGGTGCGATTCATGGCTGCCGAGCTGGGGATCGAGGTCGACGAGCTCTCTGCGCAGCTCGCCGCGAACACCCTGCGGGTCTACGGCTCCTTCGACGACTGA
- the rsmA gene encoding 16S rRNA (adenine(1518)-N(6)/adenine(1519)-N(6))-dimethyltransferase RsmA — MTVTLLGATEIRRLAAELDVTPTKKLGQNFVVDANTVRKIVHAARVQPGERVVEVGPGLGSLTLAILEAGAAVTAVEIDHRLAARLAQTAVEHGVAPEMLTVVDADALRITELPGEPTVLVANLPYNVSVPVLLHFLENFDYLQRGVVMVQAEVAERLAAKPGSKIYGSPSVKAAWYGEWKLSGTVSRQVFWPVPNVDSLLVGFDRSEGERGSEDERRRTFRIVDAAFNQRRKMLRQALSGIFGSSAAASEVLIAAGVAPTARGEDLTVEDYQRIAQNAASIDEVGITD; from the coding sequence ATGACCGTCACCCTGCTCGGCGCCACCGAGATCCGCCGCCTCGCCGCCGAGCTCGACGTCACCCCCACGAAGAAGCTGGGCCAGAACTTCGTGGTCGACGCGAACACCGTGCGCAAGATCGTGCATGCCGCCCGCGTGCAGCCGGGGGAGCGCGTCGTCGAGGTCGGACCGGGGCTCGGATCGCTCACGCTCGCGATCCTGGAAGCCGGCGCGGCGGTCACCGCCGTCGAGATCGATCACCGCCTGGCCGCACGCCTCGCGCAGACCGCCGTCGAGCACGGTGTCGCCCCCGAGATGCTCACGGTGGTCGATGCCGACGCGCTGCGCATCACGGAGCTGCCCGGAGAGCCGACCGTGCTGGTCGCGAACCTCCCGTACAACGTCTCGGTCCCGGTGCTGCTGCACTTCCTCGAGAACTTCGACTATCTGCAGCGCGGCGTGGTGATGGTGCAGGCCGAGGTCGCCGAGCGGCTCGCCGCGAAGCCCGGATCGAAGATCTACGGCTCGCCGAGCGTGAAGGCGGCCTGGTACGGGGAGTGGAAGCTCTCGGGCACCGTGTCGCGTCAGGTCTTCTGGCCGGTGCCGAACGTCGACAGCCTGCTGGTCGGATTCGACCGCTCAGAGGGCGAACGGGGGAGCGAGGACGAGCGTCGCCGCACCTTCCGGATCGTCGATGCCGCGTTCAACCAGCGTCGGAAGATGCTCCGTCAGGCTCTGTCGGGCATCTTCGGCAGCTCGGCAGCGGCATCGGAGGTGCTGATCGCGGCGGGCGTCGCCCCCACGGCGCGCGGCGAAGACCTCACTGTCGAGGACTATCAGCGCATCGCCCAGAACGCCGCATCCATCGATGAGGTCGGCATCACCGACTAA